A region from the Streptomyces sp. 3214.6 genome encodes:
- a CDS encoding transglycosylase domain-containing protein, whose product MSEHRRKPPQPQGGGRAAARRGQSGPSSGRRAAPRGATGSPSDYGLGAGVAGEELPNGSRTEARRASERNSGGRRRAAEPAGGRRGAPTGPGRGRGRTASDRKRLIDYPRADKYGWQRWMPSWKLVTGLFVGFVGSLVAVAGIGYAMVGIPDIAKTATAQNNVYYWKDGSQMVATGGETNRQNIGLSQIPEEMRWAVISQENKTFYDDSGIDPKGIARAVFNMARGGQTQGGSTITQQYVKNAMLNDQSQTISRKFKEIFVSIKVGAEVDKDEIMAGYLNSAYYGRNAYGIQAAARAYFNKDAIKLNPGECAFLAAMLKGATYYDPAGATSVDPTGATPAANSKRALRQMQDTLNKMVEYGHLNASKRAQYTTLPKWQNPRSNTDLKGQIGYLVDLANGYLVTHSKETGITQDLLQQGGYSIYTTFDKNKVKELEESVTKVQKANIKPEKRPEDTHVQFGGASVEPDTGAIRAIYGGEDATKHFTDNADQTGAQVGSTFKPFVLAAAMTWGVRDPDLGSSQAQDERTIVSPKSLFSGKNKLKIENYDRTVWKNEKGEEWLQTNDGNVSVGNPPDYKIDLREAMRESVNSAFVQLGMDVGLDKVKEAAISAGLKDSSLTNSGFPSFSIGISDPSAIRMAGAYATFASSGKQRDPYSVEKVTSEKGQIFTHENQTKQAFTSKVADNVTDVLKTVVEDGTGTNAQLPGRQVAGKTGTTDGNKSAWFVGYTPQLSTAVTMFRYDDDESNKNRTFLEMFGTGGQKKIHGASFPAQIWHDYMAEALKGTEPKDFPEPEPIGEVVNAEPSPTPTPSATETEEEKPSPSPSPSATEVKPSPSATETCAGFFCDGNNGGTTNGNDNGGTGDVTPTPTITETNGNSRGNGNGGIFGGSNG is encoded by the coding sequence ATGAGCGAGCACCGTCGCAAACCGCCGCAGCCGCAGGGAGGCGGACGTGCCGCGGCCCGACGCGGCCAGTCCGGTCCGTCCTCCGGCCGCCGCGCGGCACCGCGAGGCGCCACCGGATCTCCTTCCGACTACGGGTTGGGTGCCGGGGTCGCAGGCGAGGAACTGCCGAACGGCAGCCGCACCGAAGCCCGGCGCGCGTCCGAGAGAAACTCGGGCGGGCGGCGCAGAGCGGCCGAACCCGCAGGGGGCCGCCGTGGCGCCCCGACCGGCCCCGGACGGGGTAGAGGGCGCACGGCCTCCGACCGTAAACGCCTGATCGACTACCCGCGCGCCGACAAGTACGGCTGGCAGCGCTGGATGCCGTCCTGGAAGCTTGTCACGGGCCTGTTCGTCGGCTTCGTCGGCAGCCTGGTGGCGGTGGCGGGCATCGGATACGCCATGGTGGGCATCCCGGACATCGCCAAGACGGCGACTGCGCAGAACAACGTCTACTACTGGAAGGACGGCAGCCAGATGGTTGCCACCGGTGGTGAGACGAACCGTCAGAACATCGGCCTCTCGCAGATCCCGGAGGAGATGCGCTGGGCGGTGATCTCGCAGGAGAACAAGACCTTCTACGACGACAGCGGCATCGACCCCAAGGGCATCGCCCGCGCCGTGTTCAACATGGCCCGGGGCGGACAGACGCAGGGTGGGTCGACGATCACCCAGCAGTACGTCAAGAACGCCATGTTGAACGACCAGTCGCAGACGATCTCCCGGAAGTTCAAGGAGATCTTCGTGTCCATCAAGGTGGGCGCGGAGGTCGACAAGGACGAGATCATGGCCGGCTATCTGAACTCCGCGTACTACGGGCGCAACGCCTACGGAATCCAGGCCGCCGCCCGCGCCTACTTCAACAAGGACGCGATCAAGCTCAACCCGGGCGAGTGCGCCTTCCTGGCCGCCATGCTGAAGGGCGCCACGTACTACGACCCCGCCGGCGCGACCTCCGTCGACCCGACCGGCGCCACGCCCGCGGCCAACAGCAAGCGGGCGCTGCGCCAGATGCAGGACACCCTGAACAAGATGGTCGAGTACGGCCACCTCAACGCCTCGAAGCGGGCCCAGTACACGACGCTGCCCAAGTGGCAGAACCCCCGGTCCAACACCGACCTCAAGGGGCAGATCGGCTACCTCGTCGACCTCGCCAACGGCTACCTGGTCACCCACAGCAAGGAGACCGGGATCACCCAGGACCTCCTGCAGCAGGGTGGCTACTCGATCTACACGACCTTCGACAAGAACAAGGTCAAGGAGCTCGAGGAGTCGGTCACCAAGGTCCAGAAGGCCAACATCAAGCCGGAGAAACGGCCGGAGGACACACACGTCCAGTTCGGCGGGGCGTCCGTCGAACCGGACACCGGTGCCATCCGGGCCATCTACGGCGGCGAGGACGCCACCAAGCACTTCACCGACAACGCCGACCAGACCGGTGCCCAGGTCGGTTCGACGTTCAAGCCGTTCGTGCTGGCGGCCGCGATGACCTGGGGCGTGCGCGACCCGGACCTGGGGTCCTCGCAGGCGCAGGACGAACGCACCATCGTCTCGCCCAAGAGCCTGTTCAGCGGGAAGAACAAGCTCAAGATCGAGAACTATGACCGCACGGTCTGGAAGAACGAGAAGGGCGAGGAGTGGCTGCAGACCAATGACGGCAACGTCTCCGTCGGCAATCCGCCCGACTACAAGATCGACCTGCGGGAGGCGATGCGCGAGTCGGTGAACTCCGCCTTCGTGCAGCTCGGCATGGATGTCGGTCTGGACAAGGTGAAGGAAGCCGCCATCAGCGCGGGCCTGAAGGACTCCAGCCTCACCAACAGCGGCTTCCCGTCGTTCTCGATCGGCATCTCCGACCCGAGCGCGATCCGGATGGCAGGGGCGTACGCCACCTTCGCCTCCAGCGGTAAGCAGCGTGATCCGTACTCGGTGGAGAAGGTCACGAGCGAGAAGGGCCAGATCTTCACGCACGAGAACCAGACGAAGCAGGCCTTCACCTCGAAGGTCGCCGACAACGTCACCGACGTCCTGAAGACCGTGGTCGAGGACGGCACCGGTACCAACGCCCAGCTGCCCGGCCGTCAGGTCGCGGGCAAGACCGGTACCACCGACGGCAACAAGTCGGCCTGGTTCGTGGGCTACACCCCGCAGCTGTCGACCGCGGTGACCATGTTCCGCTATGACGACGACGAGTCGAACAAGAACCGTACGTTCTTGGAGATGTTCGGCACGGGTGGCCAGAAGAAGATCCACGGTGCGTCGTTCCCGGCGCAGATCTGGCACGACTACATGGCCGAGGCGCTGAAGGGCACGGAGCCGAAGGACTTCCCCGAGCCCGAGCCGATCGGCGAGGTCGTCAACGCGGAGCCGTCCCCCACTCCGACTCCTTCGGCCACCGAGACCGAGGAGGAGAAGCCGTCGCCTTCCCCGTCTCCCAGTGCGACGGAGGTCAAGCCGTCGCCCTCGGCGACCGAGACGTGCGCCGGCTTCTTCTGCGACGGCAACAACGGTGGAACGACCAACGGAAACGATAACGGCGGAACGGGGGACGTCACCCCGACGCCGACGATCACGGAGACGAACGGCAACAGTAGAGGCAACGGCAACGGCGGCATCTTCGGAGGTTCAAACGGCTAG
- a CDS encoding CCA tRNA nucleotidyltransferase — MPNANEDNLSVLSQVQHRAVSELLRVAPVADDLARRFQEAGFSLALVGGSVRDALLGRLGNDLDFTTDARPEDVLKIVRPWADAVWEVGIAFGTVGVQKDARVGDVDRSFQIEVTTYRSEAYDRTSRKPEVSYGDSIEQDLVRRDFTVNAMAVALPEKEFIDPHGGLEDLAGRVLRTPGTPEESFSDDPLRMMRAARFAAQLDFEVAPEVVTAMGEMAGRIEIVSAERVRDELNKLILSARPRKGLSLLVDTGIADHVLPELPALRLESDEHHRHKDVYEHTLIVLEQAIELEESGPDLTLRLAALLHDIGKPRTRRFEKDGRVSFHHHEVVGAKMTKKRMTALKYSNELVKDVSRLVELHLRFHGYGTGEWTDSAVRRYVRDGGPLLERLHKLTRSDCTTRNKRKAVALSRAYDGLEERISQLKEQEELDAIRPDLDGNQIMEILGIGPGPAIGKAYKHLLELRLEHGPMGYDAAVEALKEWWAQQD, encoded by the coding sequence GTGCCGAACGCCAACGAAGACAATCTCAGCGTCCTGAGCCAGGTGCAGCACCGTGCGGTGAGTGAACTGCTACGGGTCGCCCCTGTCGCCGACGACCTCGCCCGCCGTTTCCAGGAGGCCGGGTTCTCTCTCGCCCTGGTCGGCGGCTCGGTCCGGGACGCGCTGCTCGGCCGGCTCGGCAACGACCTGGACTTCACCACCGACGCCCGGCCCGAGGACGTCCTGAAGATCGTGCGGCCGTGGGCGGACGCGGTGTGGGAGGTCGGGATCGCCTTCGGCACCGTCGGCGTCCAGAAGGACGCCCGTGTCGGAGACGTCGATCGAAGCTTTCAGATCGAGGTGACGACGTATCGCTCCGAGGCCTACGACCGCACCTCGCGCAAGCCCGAGGTGTCGTACGGCGACTCCATCGAGCAGGACCTCGTCCGGCGTGACTTCACCGTCAACGCCATGGCCGTGGCGCTTCCCGAGAAGGAGTTCATCGACCCGCACGGTGGCCTGGAGGACCTCGCGGGCCGGGTGCTGCGCACCCCGGGTACGCCCGAGGAGTCCTTCTCGGACGACCCGCTGCGCATGATGCGGGCGGCGCGCTTCGCCGCCCAGCTCGACTTCGAGGTCGCCCCCGAGGTCGTCACGGCGATGGGCGAGATGGCCGGCCGTATCGAGATCGTCTCGGCCGAGCGGGTCCGGGACGAGCTGAACAAGCTGATCCTGTCCGCGCGTCCGCGCAAGGGACTGTCGCTCCTGGTCGACACCGGCATCGCCGACCATGTGCTGCCGGAGCTGCCTGCGCTGCGGCTGGAGAGCGACGAGCACCATCGGCACAAGGACGTCTACGAGCACACACTGATCGTCCTGGAGCAGGCCATCGAGCTGGAGGAGAGCGGTCCCGACCTCACCCTGCGGCTCGCCGCGCTGCTGCACGACATCGGCAAGCCACGCACCCGTCGCTTCGAGAAGGACGGCCGGGTCTCGTTCCACCACCACGAGGTGGTCGGAGCGAAGATGACGAAGAAGCGAATGACGGCTCTGAAGTACTCCAACGAGCTGGTGAAGGACGTCTCCCGCCTGGTGGAGCTCCACCTGCGCTTCCACGGCTACGGCACGGGCGAGTGGACGGACTCCGCGGTGCGTCGTTATGTACGGGACGGCGGGCCCCTCCTCGAACGCCTCCACAAGCTGACCCGCTCGGACTGCACGACGCGGAACAAGCGCAAGGCGGTCGCGCTCTCACGGGCGTACGACGGGCTGGAGGAGCGCATCAGTCAGCTGAAGGAACAGGAGGAGCTGGACGCGATCCGTCCCGACCTCGACGGCAACCAGATCATGGAGATTCTGGGCATCGGCCCCGGACCCGCCATCGGCAAGGCGTACAAGCACCTGCTGGAACTGCGTCTGGAGCACGGCCCGATGGGGTACGACGCGGCGGTGGAGGCCCTCAAGGAGTGGTGGGCCCAGCAGGACTGA
- a CDS encoding inositol-3-phosphate synthase codes for MGSVRVAIVGVGNCAASLVQGVEYYKDADPASKVPGLMHVQFGDYHVGDVEFVAAFDVDAKKVGLDLSDAIGASENNTIKICDVPNKGVTVQRGHTLDGLGKYYRETIEESAETPVDVVKVLKDKQVDVLVCYLPVGSEDAAKFYAQAAIDAKVAFVNALPVFIAGTKEWADKFTEAGVPIVGDDIKSQVGATITHRVMAKLFEDRGVRLERTMQLNVGGNMDFKNMLERDRLESKKISKTQAVTSQIPDRDMGAKNVHIGPSDYVAWLDDRKWAYVRLEGRAFGDVPLNLEYKLEVWDSPNSAGVIIDALRAAKIAKDRGIGGPILSASSYFMKSPPVQYFDDEAYDNVEKFIRGEVER; via the coding sequence ATGGGTTCGGTTCGCGTAGCCATCGTCGGCGTGGGCAACTGCGCGGCGTCGCTGGTGCAGGGCGTCGAGTACTACAAGGACGCCGATCCGGCGTCCAAGGTCCCGGGCCTGATGCACGTGCAGTTCGGGGACTACCACGTCGGTGACGTCGAGTTCGTCGCCGCCTTCGACGTCGACGCGAAGAAGGTCGGCCTCGACCTCTCGGACGCCATCGGTGCCAGCGAGAACAACACCATCAAGATCTGCGACGTCCCGAACAAGGGCGTCACGGTCCAGCGCGGTCACACCCTCGACGGTCTCGGCAAGTACTACCGCGAGACCATCGAGGAGTCCGCGGAGACCCCGGTCGACGTGGTGAAGGTCCTCAAGGACAAGCAGGTCGACGTCCTCGTCTGCTACCTGCCCGTCGGCTCGGAGGACGCGGCGAAGTTCTACGCCCAGGCCGCCATCGACGCCAAGGTCGCGTTCGTCAACGCCCTTCCGGTCTTCATCGCCGGCACCAAGGAGTGGGCGGACAAGTTCACCGAGGCGGGCGTCCCGATCGTCGGCGACGACATCAAGTCGCAGGTCGGCGCCACCATCACGCACCGTGTGATGGCGAAGCTGTTCGAGGACCGCGGTGTCCGTCTCGAGCGCACCATGCAGCTCAACGTCGGCGGCAACATGGACTTCAAGAACATGCTGGAGCGCGACCGCCTCGAGTCCAAGAAGATCTCGAAGACGCAGGCCGTCACCTCGCAGATCCCCGACCGCGACATGGGCGCGAAGAACGTCCACATCGGCCCGTCGGACTACGTGGCCTGGCTGGACGACCGCAAGTGGGCGTACGTCCGCCTCGAGGGCCGCGCCTTCGGCGATGTCCCGCTGAACCTGGAGTACAAGCTCGAGGTCTGGGACTCCCCGAACTCGGCCGGCGTCATCATCGACGCCCTGCGCGCCGCGAAGATCGCCAAGGACCGCGGCATCGGCGGCCCGATCCTGTCGGCTTCGAGCTACTTCATGAAGTCCCCGCCGGTCCAGTACTTCGACGACGAGGCCTACGACAACGTCGAGAAGTTCATCCGCGGCGAGGTCGAGCGCTAG
- a CDS encoding LppU/SCO3897 family protein: MSTPPPQGQNPFAQQGQQPYGQPQGQAPYPPQGGYPQQPGQPGYPTAPYGAVPPEQPRRKVSFKLIKNVVIVLAVAGVAIGGYISSQDDANTAAVGDCMHRGSSNDDNPDLEVVKCDSSQAQYIVLAKVEGTYTEVTADSKCQEKAKDFQYSYTESGDGSNFLLCLKDYAKK; this comes from the coding sequence GTGTCGACTCCGCCGCCCCAGGGCCAGAACCCGTTCGCGCAGCAGGGCCAGCAGCCCTACGGCCAGCCCCAGGGCCAGGCCCCGTACCCGCCGCAGGGCGGTTACCCCCAGCAGCCCGGCCAGCCCGGCTACCCCACCGCCCCCTACGGCGCGGTTCCGCCGGAGCAGCCCCGCCGCAAGGTCAGCTTCAAGCTGATCAAGAACGTCGTCATCGTTCTCGCTGTCGCCGGTGTGGCCATCGGCGGCTACATATCCAGCCAGGACGACGCCAACACGGCAGCGGTCGGCGACTGCATGCACCGGGGCAGCAGCAACGACGACAACCCCGACCTCGAGGTCGTCAAGTGCGACTCCTCGCAGGCGCAGTACATCGTGCTGGCGAAGGTCGAGGGCACCTACACCGAGGTCACGGCCGACAGCAAGTGCCAGGAGAAGGCCAAGGACTTCCAGTACTCGTACACCGAGAGCGGTGACGGCAGTAACTTCCTGCTCTGCCTGAAGGACTACGCGAAGAAGTAA
- a CDS encoding PadR family transcriptional regulator, which translates to MSRRAGILEFAVLGLLRESPMHGYELRKRLNTSLGVFRAFSYGTLYPCLKTLVANGWLIEEPGNTSEDALAAPLAGRRAKIVYRLTAEGKEHFEDLLSQTGPDAYEDEHFAARFAFFGQTSRDVRMRVLEGRRSRLEERLEKMRASLARTRERLDDYTLELQRHGMESVEREVRWLNELIESERAGRDLKGSASGESAQQNTTSGSSGGLPRPGDTPEADTPDETAT; encoded by the coding sequence ATGAGCCGGCGTGCCGGGATCCTCGAGTTCGCCGTCCTGGGCCTTCTTCGCGAGTCCCCGATGCACGGCTATGAGCTGCGTAAACGACTCAATACGTCACTGGGCGTGTTCCGTGCGTTCAGCTACGGCACGCTCTATCCCTGCCTCAAGACGCTGGTCGCCAACGGCTGGTTGATCGAAGAGCCGGGAAACACCTCTGAGGACGCCCTCGCCGCTCCACTCGCAGGGCGTCGCGCCAAGATCGTCTACAGATTGACGGCGGAGGGTAAGGAGCACTTCGAGGACCTGCTCTCGCAGACGGGCCCCGACGCGTACGAGGACGAACACTTCGCCGCCCGTTTCGCCTTCTTCGGGCAGACGTCGCGCGATGTTCGCATGCGCGTACTGGAAGGCCGGCGCAGCCGGCTGGAGGAGCGCCTGGAGAAGATGCGCGCCTCCCTGGCACGCACGCGAGAGCGCCTCGACGACTACACGCTCGAGCTCCAGCGCCACGGGATGGAGTCCGTGGAGCGCGAAGTGCGCTGGCTGAACGAGCTCATCGAGAGCGAGCGGGCCGGACGGGACCTGAAGGGTTCCGCCTCCGGGGAGTCCGCTCAGCAGAACACCACATCTGGATCGTCGGGCGGCCTGCCCCGTCCCGGGGACACCCCCGAGGCGGATACGCCCGACGAAACCGCCACGTGA
- a CDS encoding DUF6049 family protein: MAEAADFPGMSPSPARRWLRRTGALLAGAPLLAGLLQLPAAPAVAAGQASAKEASDTGTVAVSVDSLTPAAPSDGDTLTVSGTVTNNGKRAVTDAHVGLQVGSALTTRSAIDRVATQADALTGNDGSEVGGNYVAKFAKLTPGVAQHFSIAVPVDKLDLGDDGVYPISVALSGETSAQPWEKVLGIQRTFLPWQPDEADTRTRTTVLWPLMSTVHMTAETGSNAQQTPVFLNDDLAAEIAPGGRLDQLLSLGRELDVTWVIDPDLLASVDAMTGSYRIRGDGDTTTAGTHQAIAKQWLDDLQDAVTGKEVVALPFADPDLAALAHNGTGVAGSLSQLKAATDVAATTVETVLHVTPSTDFTWPVDGAVDPSIVKVATSAGADKVIARSDSLAETGDLSYTPSAARPIGGGTTAVVADARLSTAFQGDMVRASASTLAVQEFLAQSLELNLQTGKQRSIVVAPQRMPTASQARSLAQAVTLLQGATWSQPQQLAATAKAKPDPSATTKVPSSSAYPSSLRKQELPRSAFEQIADTQDKLDNFKVILTNEARVVTPFGRAINREMSTSWRGRTTATSTFRQDVQEYLGSLTGQVKLIDKSETKLSGRSATIPVTVQNNLVQGVDHLVLRLTSTNDTRLEIDGDVYAEQPIEVSGGHTTTVKFPTSANVNGQTTVIAQLYTEDGQEYGDPVTFDVKVTEITATVMLVIGGGVLLLVLAGFRMYTQRKRAAAREAEGAGENGESAGEAEDGADEAEEPADGPETAEHPGNRNKEESDARAGAGDPEQPSDETPDTAAENADPSATGERVDR, from the coding sequence GTGGCCGAGGCGGCAGACTTCCCGGGGATGAGTCCCTCACCTGCCCGCCGGTGGCTGCGGCGCACCGGCGCACTGCTCGCCGGGGCGCCTCTGCTGGCCGGTCTCCTCCAGCTGCCCGCCGCCCCCGCGGTGGCCGCCGGCCAGGCCTCCGCCAAGGAGGCCTCCGACACGGGCACTGTGGCCGTATCCGTCGACTCACTGACCCCGGCCGCTCCCTCCGACGGAGACACCCTGACCGTCTCCGGCACGGTCACCAACAACGGCAAGCGGGCCGTCACCGACGCCCATGTGGGCCTGCAGGTCGGTTCCGCGCTCACCACCCGCTCGGCGATCGACAGGGTCGCCACGCAGGCGGACGCCCTCACCGGCAACGACGGCTCCGAAGTGGGCGGCAATTACGTCGCCAAGTTCGCCAAGCTCACGCCCGGCGTGGCACAGCACTTCAGCATCGCCGTCCCGGTCGACAAGCTCGACCTCGGCGACGACGGCGTCTACCCGATCAGTGTCGCTCTCTCGGGCGAGACGTCCGCGCAGCCCTGGGAGAAGGTGCTGGGGATCCAGCGGACCTTCCTGCCCTGGCAGCCCGACGAGGCGGACACCCGCACCAGGACGACCGTGCTGTGGCCGCTGATGTCCACCGTGCACATGACGGCGGAGACCGGTTCGAACGCGCAGCAGACGCCGGTCTTCCTCAACGACGACCTGGCCGCGGAGATCGCTCCCGGCGGCCGCCTCGACCAGCTCCTGAGCCTGGGCAGGGAACTCGACGTCACCTGGGTGATCGACCCGGACCTGCTGGCGTCCGTGGACGCCATGACCGGCAGCTACCGGATCCGTGGCGACGGCGACACCACCACGGCGGGCACCCACCAGGCGATCGCCAAGCAGTGGCTCGACGACCTGCAGGACGCGGTGACCGGCAAGGAGGTCGTCGCGCTGCCCTTCGCCGATCCCGACCTGGCCGCCCTCGCCCACAACGGCACAGGCGTCGCCGGCTCTCTCAGCCAGCTCAAGGCGGCCACCGATGTCGCCGCCACCACGGTGGAGACCGTGCTCCATGTGACACCGAGCACCGACTTCACCTGGCCGGTGGACGGCGCCGTCGACCCGTCGATCGTCAAGGTCGCCACCTCCGCCGGCGCCGACAAGGTGATCGCGCGCAGCGACAGCCTGGCGGAGACCGGCGATCTCTCGTACACCCCGTCCGCGGCCCGGCCCATCGGCGGCGGCACCACGGCGGTCGTCGCGGACGCGCGGCTGTCGACGGCGTTCCAGGGCGATATGGTGCGGGCCTCGGCGTCCACGCTCGCCGTGCAGGAGTTCCTCGCGCAGAGCCTGGAGCTGAACCTGCAGACCGGCAAGCAGCGCAGCATCGTCGTCGCCCCGCAGCGCATGCCGACCGCGAGCCAGGCCCGGTCGCTGGCGCAGGCTGTCACCCTGCTCCAGGGCGCCACCTGGTCGCAGCCCCAGCAGCTCGCGGCGACGGCCAAGGCCAAGCCCGACCCGAGTGCCACCACAAAGGTGCCGTCGAGTTCGGCGTACCCGTCCTCGCTGCGCAAGCAGGAGCTGCCCCGGTCGGCGTTCGAGCAGATCGCGGACACGCAGGACAAGCTCGACAACTTCAAGGTGATCCTCACCAACGAGGCCCGGGTGGTGACCCCCTTCGGGCGGGCCATAAACCGTGAGATGTCCACATCGTGGCGCGGCCGGACCACAGCCACCAGCACGTTCCGGCAGGACGTGCAGGAGTATCTCGGCAGTCTCACCGGCCAGGTCAAGTTGATCGACAAGTCGGAGACCAAGCTCTCCGGACGCAGCGCCACCATCCCCGTGACCGTGCAGAACAACCTGGTCCAGGGCGTCGACCATTTGGTGCTGCGGCTCACCTCGACCAACGACACCCGCCTGGAGATCGACGGCGACGTCTACGCGGAGCAGCCCATCGAGGTCTCCGGCGGGCACACCACGACGGTGAAGTTCCCCACGTCCGCAAACGTCAACGGCCAGACGACGGTGATCGCCCAGCTGTACACCGAGGACGGTCAGGAGTACGGCGACCCGGTCACCTTCGACGTGAAGGTCACCGAGATCACGGCCACCGTGATGCTGGTCATCGGCGGCGGCGTCCTGCTGCTCGTGCTGGCCGGGTTCCGTATGTACACCCAGCGCAAGCGTGCCGCGGCCCGGGAGGCCGAGGGTGCCGGCGAAAACGGCGAGTCCGCCGGGGAAGCGGAGGACGGCGCCGACGAGGCGGAAGAGCCCGCCGACGGCCCGGAGACCGCCGAGCATCCCGGGAACCGCAACAAGGAAGAGTCCGACGCCCGAGCCGGGGCAGGCGACCCGGAGCAGCCGAGTGACGAGACACCGGACACCGCAGCGGAAAACGCGGACCCGTCCGCCACGGGTGAGAGAGTGGACCGTTGA
- a CDS encoding MFS transporter: MAVVRDLRVLLRLGNFRRLLAVRLLSQCADGVYQVALATYVVFSPEKQTSATAIASAMAVLLLPYSLVGPFAGVLLDRWRRRQVFLYGNLLRALLASATAVLMITHVPDWLFYASALCVTAVNRFVLAGLSAALPRVVDGERLVLANSLSPTAGTLAAIAGGGLAFVVRLVIADSDAAVVLLGCVLYLCSALASLTMTADLLGPDRDLVQPRLATALRGTARGLSAGVRHLTEPKRREAAWALGSITLMRFCYGALTVMVLMLCRYAWSSDPDKGLALLGLAVGISGVGFFVAAVVTPPAAGRLGPQRWIVVCSAAAAVLELALMLPFTQVTTFIAAFVLGLVTQGAKIATDTIVQSSVQDGFRGRIFSLYDVLFNVAFVGAAGVAALMLPPDGRSAALVITVAVIYGAIAGAMARFERQ, encoded by the coding sequence ATGGCCGTCGTCCGTGATCTGCGCGTCCTGCTGCGCCTGGGAAACTTCCGGCGTCTGCTCGCCGTGCGATTGCTGTCCCAGTGCGCGGACGGCGTCTATCAGGTCGCGCTCGCCACCTACGTCGTCTTCTCCCCGGAGAAACAGACCTCGGCCACCGCGATCGCCTCCGCCATGGCGGTCCTGCTCCTGCCGTACTCGCTGGTCGGCCCCTTCGCCGGTGTCCTGCTGGACCGCTGGCGCCGCCGACAGGTCTTCCTCTACGGCAACCTGCTACGCGCCCTGCTGGCGTCCGCTACGGCCGTCCTGATGATCACCCACGTGCCGGACTGGCTCTTCTACGCCTCCGCGCTGTGCGTCACGGCGGTCAACCGCTTCGTCCTCGCCGGTCTGTCGGCGGCTCTGCCGCGCGTGGTCGACGGCGAGCGCCTGGTGCTGGCCAACTCCCTCTCCCCGACGGCCGGCACGCTTGCCGCGATCGCGGGCGGCGGCCTCGCCTTCGTCGTCCGACTGGTCATCGCGGACTCCGACGCCGCGGTGGTGCTGCTGGGATGCGTGCTGTACCTGTGCTCTGCGCTGGCGTCCCTGACCATGACCGCGGATCTGCTCGGGCCCGACCGTGACCTGGTCCAGCCCCGGCTGGCGACCGCGCTCAGGGGCACCGCCCGCGGCCTTTCGGCCGGCGTACGCCACCTGACCGAGCCGAAGCGCAGGGAGGCGGCCTGGGCACTCGGCTCGATCACCCTGATGCGGTTCTGCTACGGCGCCCTGACCGTCATGGTGCTGATGCTGTGCCGGTACGCGTGGTCGTCCGACCCGGACAAGGGGCTGGCCCTCCTGGGGCTGGCAGTGGGCATCTCCGGTGTCGGCTTCTTCGTCGCCGCGGTGGTGACCCCGCCGGCGGCGGGACGACTGGGCCCACAGCGCTGGATCGTCGTCTGCTCGGCGGCCGCCGCGGTCCTGGAGCTCGCCCTGATGCTGCCGTTCACCCAAGTCACCACGTTCATCGCGGCGTTCGTGCTGGGGCTGGTCACTCAGGGAGCGAAGATCGCCACCGACACCATCGTCCAGTCCTCCGTTCAGGACGGCTTCCGCGGCCGAATCTTCTCTCTCTACGACGTCCTGTTCAACGTCGCCTTCGTCGGGGCCGCCGGGGTCGCCGCCCTGATGCTGCCGCCTGATGGCCGTTCAGCAGCGCTGGTAATCACGGTCGCCGTTATCTACGGAGCAATTGCTGGCGCTATGGCCCGCTTTGAACGCCAGTAA